The genomic region ctcggtggtggcgggcgcggagctgggggctcccgtcccgaccgaggagggagggagagtcgtggatgtgtgcggcgcggcggaggccgggaggggtgaggtgaacgcggaagtgagggtgctcccgccggggtagatggtggaagaggtgagggccggagcgctgggccgtgcggtgggcgtgggtgtggtcaccaggagggtgctagcagccccggtggtgtgcgcggcggcggcagagggccgagtggccgtgagggaggtggccggggccgcggtgtccctgggagtggcgagctgcgtggtggagccggtgggcgtgctggcgggaggcgaggggccggcagtggtgtgggtggtggggagtgtggtcatgtcggtgggcagagggctggtgtgcggggtggaggcggaggcggaggcgggctctgtgccgggggcaggtggaggggagcgaggcacccccgtggacgcggtggggctactggtggccacgggagtggaggtggtggacgcGGGAGCATAGAGTGTGCCGCTGGGCGTGGCGGAGGATGTGACTGACGGCGGAGAGGGCACCCCCGTGGCGACAGGCTGGCTAGCGGTGTCACTGGGAGGAGTCCCCGtggtggtggggtgcgggggcggcacactggcgctcggggcaggtgggctggcaccctcggccggagtggtactggccctggtgctgccgggggccggggaggaggcgcctagcgatgtggcgggaatggcgctggagcggaagggagtcgccgtgctgcggggagtggtgaagatggaggtggcggccggcgtgctggccgaggtggcctggacagggaaggtgctgtgtgtgcggggggtggtggggccggaggagatgatcccggtggtgggggtggccgcggccgtgggcgcggccgcggggctgggggtgggtgtggctgaggggctggccagagcgagcgtggagccgagggccacggcggaggtggcggtggtggatggagccgcgggcccggcggatgtggcctcggtggtggcgggcgcggagctgggggctcccgtcccgaccgaggagggagggagagtcgtggatgtgtgcggcgcggcggaggccgggaggggtgaggtgaacgcggaagtgagggtgctcccgccggggtagatggtggaagaggtgagggccggagcgctgggccgtgcggtgggcgtgggtgtggtcaccaggagggtgctagcagccccggtggtgtgcgcggcggcggcagagggccgagtggccgtgagggaggtggccggggccgcggtgtccctgggagtggcgagctgcgtggtggagccggtgggcgtgctggcgggaggcgaggggccggcagtggtgtgggtggtggggagtgtggtcatgtcggtgggcagagggctggtgtgcggggtggaggcggaggcggaggcgggctctgtgccgggggcaggtggaggggagcgaggcacccccgtggacgcggtggggctactggtggccacgggagtggaggtggtggacgcGGGAGCATAGAGTGTGCTGCTGGGCGTGGCGGAGGATGTGACTGACGGCGGAGAGGGCACCCCCGTGGCGACAGGCTGGCTAGCGGTGTCACTGGGAGGAGTCCCCGtggtggtggggtgcgggggcggcacactggcgctcggggcaggtgggctggcaccctcggccggagtggtactggccctggtgctgccgggggccggggaggaggcgcctagcgatgtggcgggaatggcgctggagcggaagggagtcgccgtgctgcggggagtggtgaagatggaggtggcggccggcgtgctggccgaggttgcctggacagggaaggtgctgtgtgtgcggggggtggtggggccggaggagatgatcccggtggtgggggtggccgcggccgtgggcgcggccgcggggctgggggtgggtgtggctgaggggctggccagagcgagcgtggagccgagggccacggcggaggtggcggtggtggatggagccgcgggcccggcggatgtggcctcggtggtggcgggcgcggagctgggggctcccgtcccgaccgaggagggagggagagtcgtggatgtgtgcggcgcggcggaggccgggaggggtgaggtgaacgcggaagtgagggtgctcccgccggggtagatggtggaagaggtgagggccggagcgctgggccgtgcggtgggcgtgggtgtggtcaccaggagggtgctagcagccccggtggtgtgcgcggcggcggcagagggccgagtggccgtgagggaggtggccggggccgcggtgtccctgggagtggcgagctgcgtggtggagccggtgggcgtgctggcgggaggcgaggggccggcagtggtgtgggtggtggggagtgtggtcatgtcggtgggcagagggctggtgtgcggggtggaggcggaggcggaggcgggctctgtgccgggggcaggtggaggggagcgaggcacccccgtggacgcggtggggctactggtggccacgggagtggaggtggtggacgcGGGAGCATAGAGTGTGCTGCTGGGCGTGGCGGAGGATGTGACTGACGGCGGAGAGGGCACCCCCGTGGCGACAGGCTGGCTAGCGGTGTCACTGGGAGGAGTCCCCGtggtggtggggtgcgggggcggcacactggcgctcggggcaggtgggctggcaccctcggccggagtggtactggccctggtgctgccgggggccggggaggaggcgcCTAGCGATGTGGCGGGAACGGCGCTGGAGCGGAAGGGAGGCGCCGTGCTGCGGGGagtggtgaagatggaggtggcggccggcgtgctggccgaggtggcctggacagggaaggtgctgtgtgtgcggggggtggtggggccggaggagatgatcccggtggtgggggtggccgcggccgtgggcgcggccgcggggctgggggtgggtgtggctgaggggctggccagagcgagcgtggagccgagggccacggcggaggtggcggtggtggatggagccgcgggcccggcggatgtggcctcggtggtggcgggcgcggagctgggggctcccgtcccgaccgaggagggagggagagtcgtGGATGTGTGCGGCGCGGCGGAGGCCGGGAGGGGTGAGGTGAATGCGGAAGTGAGGGTGCTCGCGCCGGGGTAGATGGTGGAAGAGGTGAGGGCCGGAGCGCTGGGCCGTGCGGTGGGCGTGGGTGTGGTCACCAGCAGGGTGCTGGCAGCCCCGGTGGTGTGCGCGGCGGCGGCAGAGGGCAGAGTGGCCGTGAGGGAGGTGGCCGGGGCTGCGGTGTCCCTGGGAGTGGCGAGCTGCGTGGTGGAGCCGGTGGGCGTGCTGGCGGGAGGCGAGGGGCCGgcagtggtgtgggtggtggggagtgtggtcatgtcggtgggcagagggctggtgtgcggggtggaggcggaggcgggctctgggctgggggcaggtggaggggagcgaggcacccccgtggacgcggtggggctactggtggccacgggagtggaggtggtggacgcGGGAGCATAGAGTGTGCCGCTGGGCGTGGCGGAGGATGTGACTGACGGCGGAGAGGGCACCCCCGTGGCGACAGGCTGGCTAGCGGTGTCACTGGGAGGAGTCCCCGtggtggtggggtgcgggggcggcacactggcgctcggggcaggtgggctggcaccctcggccggagtggtactggccctggtgctgccgggggccggggaggaggcgcctagcgatgtggcgggaatggcgctggagcggaagggagtcgccgtgctgcggggagtggtgaagatggaggtggcggccggcgtgctggccgaggtggcctggacagggaaggtgctgtgtgtgcggggggtggtggggccggaggagatgatcccggtggtgggggtggccgcggccgtgggcgcggccgcggggctgggggtgggtgtggctgaggggctggccAGAGCGAGTGTGGAGCCGAGGGCCACGGcggaggtggcggtggtggatggagccgcgggcccggcggatgtggcctcggtggtggcgggcgcggagctgggggctcccgtcccgaccgaggagggagggagagtcgtGGATGTGTGCGGCGCGGCGGAGGCCGGGAGGGGTGAGGTGAATGCGGAAGTGAGGGTGCTCGCGCCGGGGTAGATGGTGGAAGAGGTGAGGGCCGGAGCGCTGGGCCGTGCGGTGGGCGTGGGTGTGGTCACCAGGAGGGTGCTGGCAGCCCCGGTGGTGTGCGCGGCGGCGGCAGAGGGCAGAGTGGCCGTGAGGGAGGTGGCCGGGGCTGCGGTTTGCATGAGTGCGGTTAACATGTAGGTTTTCAATATCTCACTTGTTTTTGTCATGGAAGAAGTGGGCAGAGTGTCTTTGGTTGAGGTGGCATGCTCTGCAATGTCCGTGGAAATGGTGATTTCTGTTGTGGATCCAGTGGAATTTCTCTTGTGTGTTGAAAGGAGAGCAGTCGTGTGGGTATTAGGGAATCTGTTAGTCAGAGTGAGGAAAGGGCTCCTGTCTCTGGTTGAAGCAGATGGAGACTGATGCTTACTTAAGGGGGATATCAAGGTATTGGTGGTCACTGAAGTAGAAGTAGTTGGATAAAAGCCTGTATTTGTGAGAGTATATGATCGTGTGACTGGGGCTGCAGAAGTAATCTCTGTCGTTACAGATTCTGCAGAAACCTCAGTGGTAGTAAGAAATGTGGTTTTCCTGGTGGAAGAAGCATGAGATGTTGGGTCCCTTGTCTCACCTTTTTCTGTCATGGCCACAGTGGTGGAGGGTGGCCCCTTGGTAGTGGATGTCAAGAGTGTATCAGTGCTGGTTGGCACAGGGCTGGATTTGGATGTGGTAAATGTGGCAGGGCTGCTTGAGGACATGACTGGAGAAACTGAAGTAACTGAGTCAGTGAGAGTTTCTGTGGGAATGTCAGTCATTGGAATGAATGTCGTTTTCTCGGAGCCCATCGTGCTCACAGGAGTTGTGTTTGGTGTACCTATTCCCGTGGTTGCTTCAGTGGCAGTAGAGACAACTGGTGTTGTAGGTGTTGTTAACATATCAGTTGAAGTGGGTGCTGGAGTGGTGGCTGTGGATGTTTTAAAAGTACTGACCATGTCTGGAAGAGAAGTAGTGCTCACAGTATGGGTGGCGGGTGAGAAGCTTTTGTCTGTTGTTATCAAGGTGTTCCTAGTCGTCAGAGAAGGGGTAGTAGCAGAGGTAGGCACGATTGTCGGGGTAGGAGACACAGTTGTGTGGACACTTGCAGCAGCTGGGGTAGCCCTTTTAGTGGTACCAGTCATAGAGGAGATCAGAGTGTCTGGGGTTGTGTGTGAGGTTGGGACAAAGGAGGAGGGTGGGGCCGTGGTTGTGGGAGTTTTCCCTGCAGTGGTGACTGTGGGGGGACTGGTCACGGCGGAGGTGACTCTCTTGGTTGTTGACATGGCATAAGTACTGGTGATGGTTGT from Bos javanicus breed banteng chromosome 25, ARS-OSU_banteng_1.0, whole genome shotgun sequence harbors:
- the LOC133238303 gene encoding mucin-2-like, coding for MQLFRVLRLLWMLRAFLGSTGTSATATSTSNELWRTALRNPPHSKGTAKWPLNTPQTSPSPDARENIPKTISTSPHSKSLSETLLKSPINSNPPTSPTSKFVFKVETTPPTMIVYMGSTECTNPTSLIITTTYPTTTCVSQTQVSFPSSHTTTPGTETPRTTITSTYAMSTTKRVTSAVTSPPTVTTAGKTPTTTAPPSSFVPTSHTTPDTLISSMTGTTKRATPAAASVHTTVSPTPTIVPTSATTPSLTTRNTLITTDKSFSPATHTVSTTSLPDMVSTFKTSTATTPAPTSTDMLTTPTTPVVSTATEATTGIGTPNTTPVSTMGSEKTTFIPMTDIPTETLTDSVTSVSPVMSSSSPATFTTSKSSPVPTSTDTLLTSTTKGPPSTTVAMTEKGETRDPTSHASSTRKTTFLTTTEVSAESVTTEITSAAPVTRSYTLTNTGFYPTTSTSVTTNTLISPLSKHQSPSASTRDRSPFLTLTNRFPNTHTTALLSTHKRNSTGSTTEITISTDIAEHATSTKDTLPTSSMTKTSEILKTYMLTALMQTAAPATSLTATLPSAAAAHTTGAASTLLVTTPTPTARPSAPALTSSTIYPGASTLTSAFTSPLPASAAPHTSTTLPPSSVGTGAPSSAPATTEATSAGPAAPSTTATSAVALGSTLALASPSLATPRDTAAPATSLTATLPSAAAAHTTGAASTLLVTTPTPTARPSAPALTSSTIYPGASTLTSAFTSPLPASAAPHTSTTLPPSSSASTPHTSPLPTDMTTLPTTHTTAGPSPPASTPTGSTTQLATPRAATSIFTTPRSTATPFRSSAIPATSLGASSPAPGSTRASTTPAEGASPPAPSASVPPPHPTTTGTPPSDTASQPVATGVPSPPSVTSSATPSGTLYAPASTTSTPVATSSPTASTGVPRSPPPAPGTEPASASASTPHTSPLPTDMTTLPTTHTTAGPSPPASTPTGSTTQLATPRSASASTPHTSPLPTDMTTLPTTHTTAGPSPPASTPTGSTTQLATPRTEPASASASTPHTSPLPTDMTTLPTTHTTAGPSPPASTPTGSTTQLATPRSASTPHTSPLPTDMTTLPTTHTTAGPSPPASTPTGSTTQLATPRASASTPHTSPLPTDMSASASTPHTSPLPTDMTTLPTTHTTAGPSPPASTPTGSTTQLATPRASASTPHTSPLPTDM